In the genome of Mixta calida, the window AACCTGGTGTACGCCTTCTTTGACACCTTCCCGGTGATCGACGCGGCGACGCAGGGCGGGCCGGTGCAGGCGACCACCACGCTGATTTATAAAATCTACCGCGAAGGCTTTGCCGGTCTGGATCTCTCGTCGTCCGCCGCGCAGTCGGTGGTGCTGATGTTCTTAGTGATTATTCTGACCGTGATTCAGTTCCGCTACGTTGAGCGTAAGGTGCGTTACCAATGATTGAAAACCGGCGCGGGCTGGATATTTTCAGCCACCTGATGCTGATCGCCGGCATCCTGACCATTCTGTTTCCGCTATGGGTCGCCTTCGTCGCCGCGACGCTGGATAACCAGCAGGTGTTTCAGGTGCCGATAACCCTGATCCCTGGCACCCAGCTGTGGCATAACGTGCGTGAAATCTGGCTGCACGGCGTCAGCAGCCAGAGCGCGCCGATGAGCGTGCTGCTGATCAATAGCACGCTGATGGCGCTGGGCATCACGATCGGCAAAATCACCGTTTCGATCCTTTCCGCGTTTGCGCTGGTCTGGTTTCGCTTTCCGCTGCGCAACCTGGTGTTCTGGATGATCTTTATTACCCTGATGCTGCCGGTGGAGGTGCGTATTTTCCCCACGGTAGAGGTGGTGGCGAACCTGAAGCTGCTCGACAGCTACAGCGGGTTGACCCTGCCGCTGATGGCCTCCGCGACCGCGACTTTTCTGTTTCGCCAATTCTTCATGTCGCTGCCGGATGAGCTGATCGAAGCGGCGCGGATTGACGGCGCCAGCCCGATGCGTTTCTTCCGCGATATCGTGCTGCCGCTGTCGCGCACCAACCTGGCGGCGCTGTTCGTGATCACCTTTATCTACGGCTGGAACCAGTATCTCTGGCCGATTCTGATCACCAGCGAAACGCGGATGGGCACCGCTGTGGCGGGCATTCGCAGCATGATTTCGTCCGGCGAGGGTACTACCCAGTGGAATCTGGTGATGGCGGCGATGCTGCTGACGCTGATCCCGCCGGTAGTGGTGGTCATGGTGATGCAGCGGGCGTTTGTTCGTGGTCTGGTCGAAAGTGAGAAATAAATTATGGCAGCAGTAACCCTTCAGGCCGTTACTAAATCGTATGACGGCAAGCAGCAGATTATTCAGCCGTTGGATGTGTCGATCCGCGACGGCGAGTTTATGGTGATGGTCGGTCCTTCGGGCTGCGGCAAATCGACGCTGCTGCGTATGGTGGCGGGCCTGGAGCGCGTCACCAGCGGTGATATCTATATCGACGCCGAGCGCATGACGGAAAAGGAGCCGAAAGATCGCGGCATCGCGATGGTATTCCAGAACTACGCGCTCTATCCGCATATGACGGTGGAAGAAAACATGGCCTGGGGCCTGAAAATCCGCGGGATGGGACGCGAGCTGATCCGCCAGCGCGTGCTGGAAACGGCGCGCAGCCTGGAGCTGGAGGCGTTGCTGAAGCGTCGGCCGCGCGAGCTTTCCGGCGGTCAGCGTCAGCGCGTGGCGATGGGACGCGCCATCGTGCGCGAACCGGCGGTGTTTCTGTTTGATGAGCCGCTCTCCAACCTGGACGCGCGTCTGCGTGTACAGATGCGGCTGGAGTTGCAGCAGCTGCATCGTCGACTGCAAACCACCAGCCTGTACGTTACGCACGATCAGGTCGAAGCGATGACACTGGCGCAGCGGGTAATGGTGATGAATAAAGGGGTTGTCGAGCAGGTCGGCACGCCGGTGGAGGTTTACGAGCGTCCCGCCACGCGCTTCGTCGCCAGCTTTATCGGCTCGCCCGCCATGAACCTGTTCGACGGCCAGTTCAGCCACGACGGCGGCGCGTTTCAGCTGGCGGACGGCTTTGTGCTGCCGCTGGCCAACGCGCAAAGCCGCTGGGCGAACCAGGCGGCGACGCTGGGCATTCGCCCGGAGCATATTCGGCTTAGCAGTCGTGAGGCGGGCGGCATTCCCTTAACCGTCGATACGCTGGAGATCCTCGGCGCGGATAATCTGGCGCATGGCCGCTGGGGCGACAGGCAAGTTGTGGTACGCTTGCCGCACGTTGAGCGCCCTGCGCCGGGCAGCCTGCTGTGGCTGCATCTGCCGATGGAGGCGCTGCACTTTTTTTCTGCCGAACATGGAGCCCGACTGGAATGACGCATCCCTGGCCTTATCCGCGCATCGTCGCGCATCGCGGCGGCGGCAAACTGGCGCCGGAAAATACCCTCGCCGCCATTGATACCGGCGCCCGCTACGGGCATACCATGATTGAATTTGACGTCAAGCTGTCGCGCGATGAGCAGATCTTCCTGCTGCATGACGATACGCTCGATCGCACCAGCAACGGCTGGGGCGTGGCGGGCGAGCTGCCGTGGGAAAAGCTGGCGCAGCTGGATGCGGGCGGCTGGTTCGGCAGCGCTTTCGAGGCGGAGCGGCTGCCGCTGCTGTCGGAGGTGGCGGCACGCTGTCGTCAGCATCATTTGATGGCCAATATCGAGATCAAGCCGACCACCGGCAGCGAACGACATACCGGGCAAGCGGTAGCGCTGGCGGCGCGTGCGCTCTGGCGCGGCGAAACGCCGCCGCTGCTTTCTTCCTTCTCCTTCGAGGCGCTGGAGGCGGCGATGCAGGCGGCGCCGGAACTGCCGCGCGGCCTGCTGTTGGATGAGTGGGATGAAAACTGGCAGGCGATGACGCAGGCGCTGGACTGCGTCTCCCTGCACCTGAATCATCGTTTACTGAACGCGGCGCGCACCGAAGAAATCAAGCGCGCCGGATTAAGGATTCTGGTTTATACCGTCAACCAACCCGAACGCGCGCGCCTGCTGCTGGAGTGGGGCGTCGATGCGATCTGTACTGACCGCATCGATATCATCGGCCCCGATTTCTGACCATCAGTTGTTATTCTGATTGATTGGCGGGTAGTGACTGGTGCTGCCCGGCTGCGACTGGATCACGCGCTGCTGCGTGCTGTTGCGCTGCTCTTGCAGACGGCGCTGCGTCTGCTGCGTTTGCCACTGCTGATCCTGACGCAGCTTATTCTGCTGCTGCGCCTGGTTCGACTGCATCTGGTTTTGCAGCCGCTGCTGGCTTGGGTTGTAGCCGGGCTGGTTCGGGTTATTGTTGTTGTTAAGCATATTCGCCATGCCGCTAAGCGGCAGCAATGCGATAAAAACCATCAGTAATTTTTTCACTTTCTTTCTCCTTCCAGGACGACGACGCCGTCGTCCGTTGCCTTCTCTAAGTTTAACTCACCCTGCGCTATCGGCATGACGACGCGCGCTAATTTGCGTTAATTCTCGCTTTTTCGGCTTACTTTGTGCATGTTTATCAAAAGTAAACACAATGTAAAAAACAATAAGGCGGGTGAATGATATGCAAAAAAATATGAAGGGTTGGGGGCTGGCCGCGTCGCTGCTGGCATCGCTCTGGGGCGCGCCAACCTTAGCGCTGGTGCAAAACGCGCCGCCGGTGTCCTATGGCATCGAAGCGGATACGTTCCATCCGGTAAGGGCGCAGCAGGGCATGGTCGCTTCGGTCGACGCCACCGCGACGCAGGTTGGGGTGGATATTCTGCGACAGGGCGGCAACGCCGTCGATGCCGCCGTCGCGGTCGGTTTTGCGCTGGCGGTTACCCATCCGCAGGCGGGCAACCTGGGCGGCGGCGGCTTTATGCTGTTGCGCACCGCCGCCGGACGCACCACCGCCATCGATTTCCGCGAAATCGCGCCGTCGCGCGCCAGCCGCGATATGTTCCTGGATAAGCAGGGCAACGCCGACAGCAAGCTCTCTCTGACCTCGCCGCTCGCTTCCGGCACGCCGGGCACGGTGGCGGGCTTCGCGCTGGCGGCGCAAAAATATGGCACCCTGCCGTTAAGCCGCCTGCTGCAACCGGCGATCAAACTGGCGCAGGAGGGCATTGTCGTCAATGACGCGCTGGCCGACGATCTGAACACCTACGGCAAAGAAGTCTTGCTGAGCCACGACAACAGCCGGGCGATCTTCTTTAAGCCGGACGGCGCGCCTTATCAGAAAGGCGAGCGGCTGGTGCAGAAGAATCTGGCGCACAGCCTGTCGCTAATTGCGCAGCAGGGGCCGGACGCCTTCTATAAAGGCGCCATCGCCGATGAGATTGCGGCGGAAATGGCCGGGAACGGCGGATTGATTGGCAAAGCGGACCTGGCGAATTATCGCGCAATTGAGCGTCAGCCGATCGGCGGCAGCTATCGTGGCTATCAGGTCTTCTCCATGCCGCCGCCATCCTCCGGCGGCATTCATATCGTGCAGATCCTGAATATTCTGGAGAACTTCGACCTGGCGAAAATGGGCTTCGGCAGCGCCGATGCGATTCAGGTGATGGCGGAGGCGGAAAAGTATGCCTATGCCGATCGCTCTGAATATCTGGGCGACCCCGATTTTGTTAAGGTGCCCTGGCAGGCACTGACCAGCAAAGCCTATGCGAAATCGCTGGCGCAGCAAATCGATGTCGCCAAAGCGCGTCCGTCGGATCAGATCAAGCCCGGTAAGCTGGAGCCCTATGAAAGCAACCAGACCACTCACTTCTCCGTTGTGGATAAGCAGGGCAATGCCGTGGCGGTCACCTACACGCTGAATACCAACTTCGGCAGCGGCATCGTCGCGGGTAAAAGCGGCATTCTGCTGAACAACGAAATGGATGATTTCTCCGCGCGTCCCGGCACGCCGAACGTTTACGGTCTGGTAGGCGGCGAGGCGAACGCCATTCAGCCGGGCAAACGGCCGCTTTCGTCAATGTCGCCGACTATCGTGGTGAAAGAGGGTAAAACCTGGCTGGTTACCGGCAGTCCGGGCGGCAGCCGCATTATTACTACCGTGTTGCAAATGGTGGTGAACAGCATCGATTTCGGTATGAACGTGGCGGAGGCGACCAGCGCGCCGCGCTTTCATCACCAGTGGCTGCCGGATCAGCTGCGGGTTGAGAAGGGCTTTAGCCCCGATACGCTGAAGCTGCTGAGCGCGAAGGGGCAGAATGTCGAAGTACTGCCGGCGATGGGGAGCACCCAGAGCATTATGATCGGGCCTGACGGTACGCTGTACGGCGCGTCCGACCCGCGCACCGTCGATGATTTAACGGCAGGGTATTGATCGTTAGCGAATGCCGGGTCGGCCGGGTATGCGACCGGCCCGGACAGGCATCGCGGCGTTACGTGCGCGGCGGACGCAGCCGCGCCATATAATGCACGTCCACCCATTCACCCGCACGCAGCGCATAGCGAGACGCCGTCCCCTCAATAACAAAGCCGAATTTGCGATAGAGCGCCAGCGCCGCAAGGTTATCGGTATAAACCGTCAGCTCAATGCGCTCTACGTTCAGCCAGTTATCGCACAGGTCAATCATGGCGCGCATCAACGCTCCGGCTACGCCTTTGCCGCGCTGGGCAGCATCTACACCAAGGCCGAAACAGGCGCTGTGCCGGCGGCGCGGCGATTGATTGACCTCCAGCGTCAGCTGTCCGACTACGCGTTCTTCAAGACAGGCGACCAGCGAATAATGGCCAGGTTGCTGTCTGGCGATGCGTTCCTGCCACTGGGTTAATGAAGGATAAGGAATTTGCAGGGTGTCGCTAAAGGTGCTTTCCTGCCCATAGATATGCTGCAGGGCTTGCGCATCCTGCGGCTCAACGTAACGCACCACGATTTTGCTCATGCTGTTTCCCGGTTATGAAACGCGTGTCGTCAACGGCTATCCGCGTCGGCTGTTTCGACGAGAATAGTTTTCCTGTCTGGAGAAATCTACTGCCGCAATGCCGGTGACGATCAGGGATTTAAACGCTTTTCCGCGCTGGCGTAACGTTCCAGGAGCGGTTCTACATAGCTGAGGTCGCTATGCCTGTTTCAACAATATCCAGCCGTGCGTTTAATCAGGAAGTATCAAAAGCTAAAAAGTTATCTGAAAACGGCCCGGTTTATATTACCGATCGGGGTAAATCTGTATATGTCTTAAGGAGGTGGTGCTTCGGTGCGCGCGACTGCATGTTCCTGATAAAGGGTTTGAAAATGATGCGCTGATTGCCTCAACCGCCAGCCAGCATAAGATGACAATGGTGACGCGCAATACGAAAGATTTCGCTGATATGGATGTGCCGTTGCTCAATCCCTGGCGGTATGAAGCTATCGAAAATTAGCGCTGGCTTGTGTTGCCGCTCACTTTTTTTACTGAAAAAAGAATAAAACCGTAATAAAAGGGTTTACAGATGCGAATGATAATGATTATTATTGTCACGCACTCCAGCGAGGCCGGTATGGACTCACTGCGAAGGCACGACATTGCTCACATTGCTTCCAGTATTTCTTAGCCAGCCGGGTGCTGGCTTTTTTTTTGCCCTCGCATCATCTTATTTTTCTCCACAAAATCTTTTCGCCTGATACGCCCCATACGTTCACTTTTTTTGAACAGAGGCGTGAAGTTTTTCAGCTATCATTCAGGCCGTTCCGGGCTCAGACTATAAAAAAACATTGAGGAGCCTTGAACATGATTTACGTACGTAAAGCGGAAGAACGCGGACATGCTAATCACGGCTGGCTGGACAGCTGGCACACTTTCTCATTCGCCAACTATTACGATGCTAACTTTATGGGCTTCTCCGCGCTGCGGGTGATTAACGAAGATATCATCGATGCCGGTCAGGGTTTCGGCACCCATCCCCATAAAGATATGGAAATCCTGACCTACGTGCTCTCCGGCACGGTGGAACATCAGGACAGCATGGGCAACAAAGAGCAGATCCCGGCGGGGGAGTTCCAGATCATGAGCGCCGGCACCGGCGTGCGTCATTCTGAATACAACGCCAGCAGCAGCGATC includes:
- a CDS encoding GNAT family N-acetyltransferase translates to MSKIVVRYVEPQDAQALQHIYGQESTFSDTLQIPYPSLTQWQERIARQQPGHYSLVACLEERVVGQLTLEVNQSPRRRHSACFGLGVDAAQRGKGVAGALMRAMIDLCDNWLNVERIELTVYTDNLAALALYRKFGFVIEGTASRYALRAGEWVDVHYMARLRPPRT
- a CDS encoding PIN domain-containing protein, producing the protein MVLRCARLHVPDKGFENDALIASTASQHKMTMVTRNTKDFADMDVPLLNPWRYEAIEN
- a CDS encoding DUF2756 domain-containing protein → MKKLLMVFIALLPLSGMANMLNNNNNPNQPGYNPSQQRLQNQMQSNQAQQQNKLRQDQQWQTQQTQRRLQEQRNSTQQRVIQSQPGSTSHYPPINQNNN
- the ugpQ gene encoding glycerophosphodiester phosphodiesterase; its protein translation is MTHPWPYPRIVAHRGGGKLAPENTLAAIDTGARYGHTMIEFDVKLSRDEQIFLLHDDTLDRTSNGWGVAGELPWEKLAQLDAGGWFGSAFEAERLPLLSEVAARCRQHHLMANIEIKPTTGSERHTGQAVALAARALWRGETPPLLSSFSFEALEAAMQAAPELPRGLLLDEWDENWQAMTQALDCVSLHLNHRLLNAARTEEIKRAGLRILVYTVNQPERARLLLEWGVDAICTDRIDIIGPDF
- the ggt gene encoding gamma-glutamyltransferase, whose translation is MQKNMKGWGLAASLLASLWGAPTLALVQNAPPVSYGIEADTFHPVRAQQGMVASVDATATQVGVDILRQGGNAVDAAVAVGFALAVTHPQAGNLGGGGFMLLRTAAGRTTAIDFREIAPSRASRDMFLDKQGNADSKLSLTSPLASGTPGTVAGFALAAQKYGTLPLSRLLQPAIKLAQEGIVVNDALADDLNTYGKEVLLSHDNSRAIFFKPDGAPYQKGERLVQKNLAHSLSLIAQQGPDAFYKGAIADEIAAEMAGNGGLIGKADLANYRAIERQPIGGSYRGYQVFSMPPPSSGGIHIVQILNILENFDLAKMGFGSADAIQVMAEAEKYAYADRSEYLGDPDFVKVPWQALTSKAYAKSLAQQIDVAKARPSDQIKPGKLEPYESNQTTHFSVVDKQGNAVAVTYTLNTNFGSGIVAGKSGILLNNEMDDFSARPGTPNVYGLVGGEANAIQPGKRPLSSMSPTIVVKEGKTWLVTGSPGGSRIITTVLQMVVNSIDFGMNVAEATSAPRFHHQWLPDQLRVEKGFSPDTLKLLSAKGQNVEVLPAMGSTQSIMIGPDGTLYGASDPRTVDDLTAGY
- the ugpE gene encoding sn-glycerol-3-phosphate ABC transporter permease UgpE codes for the protein MIENRRGLDIFSHLMLIAGILTILFPLWVAFVAATLDNQQVFQVPITLIPGTQLWHNVREIWLHGVSSQSAPMSVLLINSTLMALGITIGKITVSILSAFALVWFRFPLRNLVFWMIFITLMLPVEVRIFPTVEVVANLKLLDSYSGLTLPLMASATATFLFRQFFMSLPDELIEAARIDGASPMRFFRDIVLPLSRTNLAALFVITFIYGWNQYLWPILITSETRMGTAVAGIRSMISSGEGTTQWNLVMAAMLLTLIPPVVVVMVMQRAFVRGLVESEK
- a CDS encoding sn-glycerol-3-phosphate import ATP-binding protein UgpC produces the protein MAAVTLQAVTKSYDGKQQIIQPLDVSIRDGEFMVMVGPSGCGKSTLLRMVAGLERVTSGDIYIDAERMTEKEPKDRGIAMVFQNYALYPHMTVEENMAWGLKIRGMGRELIRQRVLETARSLELEALLKRRPRELSGGQRQRVAMGRAIVREPAVFLFDEPLSNLDARLRVQMRLELQQLHRRLQTTSLYVTHDQVEAMTLAQRVMVMNKGVVEQVGTPVEVYERPATRFVASFIGSPAMNLFDGQFSHDGGAFQLADGFVLPLANAQSRWANQAATLGIRPEHIRLSSREAGGIPLTVDTLEILGADNLAHGRWGDRQVVVRLPHVERPAPGSLLWLHLPMEALHFFSAEHGARLE